The following are from one region of the Meleagris gallopavo isolate NT-WF06-2002-E0010 breed Aviagen turkey brand Nicholas breeding stock chromosome 21, Turkey_5.1, whole genome shotgun sequence genome:
- the RNFT1 gene encoding E3 ubiquitin-protein ligase RNFT1: protein MQANCSHPHGTQGSGGDPSPSQSSHAAGQSSCHPSGDVHIQLSSAGGEGGENASWRRSRLSSQSRSHGHSHSEGGSSADGAPDPEEHSSSISELRYVLQWLHRSLPYVLILGVKLIVQHIIGISLGIGLLTTYMYANKSIVNQVFLKERCSKLQCAWLLLYLTGSSLLLYYTFHSQSLYYSLIFLNPTVDFKNFWEVLWIVGVTDFILKFLFMGFKCFILLVPSFMMSFKSKGYWYMLLEELCQYYRMFVPIPVWFRYLIGYGEPDSVLGQTLGTLLGLSYLILKLLSFFGQWRNFRQVLRIFCTRPHYGVTASKKQCSESDDICSICHTEFQKPILLICQHTFCEECISLWFNREKTCPLCRTVISDHVNKWKDGATSMRLQIF from the exons ATGCAAGCGAACTGCAGCCATCCCCACGGCACCCAGGGGAGCGGCGGTGACCCTTCGCCTTCCCAAAGCAGCCACGCGGCTGGGCAGAGCTCGTGCCACCCGAGCGGAGATGTTCACAtccagctgagctctgctgggggAGAAGGTGGAGAAAACGCGAGTTGGAGGCGTTCGAGGCTGAGTTCCCAGAGCCGCTCGCACGGTCACAGCCACAGCGAGGGGGGGAGCTCTGCTGACGGCGCTCCGGACCCGGAGGAACACAGCAGTTCCATCTCCGAGCTCAGATACGTCCTCCAGTGGCTGCACAGAAGTCTGCCCTATGTTTTGATTCTGGGCGTCAAGTTGATCGTGCAGCACATCATTG GCATCTCTCTTGGAATCGGGCTGCTGACAACCTACATGTATGCAAACAAAAGCATAGTAAATCAGGTTTTCCTCAAA GAACGGTGCTCCAAGTTGCAGtgtgcttggctgctgctgtaCCTCACTGGATCCTCTCTCCTCCTGTATTACACCTTTCATTCTCAGTCTCTGTACTATAG cTTAATCTTTTTAAACCCTACCGTGGATTTTAAGAACTTCTGGGAGGTTCTTTGGATTGTGGGAGTCACAGACTTCATTCTAAAATTCCTCTTCATGGGCTTCAAGTGCTTTATTCTCTTGGTGCCTTCTTTTATGATGTCCTTTAAATCCAAG GGCTACTGGTACATGCTGTTAGAAGAACTCTGCCAGTATTACCGTATGTTTGTCCCCATACCAGTTTGGTTCCGATATCTTATTGGCTATGGGGAGCCGGACAGTGTACTTGGACAGACCCTTGGGACATTGCTGGGCCTTTCCTACCTCATTCTCAAG CTTTTGAGCTTTTTTGGACAATGGAGAAACTTCAGACAGGTTTTACGGATATTTTGTACGCGACCA cACTACGGGGTGACAGCAAGCAAGAAGCAGTGTTCTGAATCGGATGATATTTGTTCTATCTGCCACACTGAATTCCAGAAGCCTATCCTGCTGATCTGCCAG CACACATTTTGTGAAGAATGCATCTCTTTATGGtttaatagagaaaaaacaTGTCCACTCTGCAGAACTGTTATTTCAGACCATGTTAACAAGTGGAAGGATGGAGCTACATCTATGCGCCTGCAGATTTTCTAA